A single genomic interval of Bradyrhizobium sp. sBnM-33 harbors:
- the greA gene encoding transcription elongation factor GreA: MTKLPMTAAGYAALADELRHRIRIERPDLVQRIQQAIADDPNLVENSEYQVALAEQNVNETRIAELEDKLARADIVDVSKLSGSTIKFGATVTLIDEDTGEKRVWQIVGEPEADASKGKISITSPIARALIGKSKGETVVVETPGGAKAFEIRQVEWSEAKRKRREQV; the protein is encoded by the coding sequence ATGACAAAACTTCCCATGACCGCTGCGGGCTACGCTGCCCTTGCAGATGAACTGAGACACCGCATCCGCATCGAGCGGCCCGATCTTGTTCAGCGAATTCAGCAGGCGATCGCCGACGATCCAAATCTGGTTGAGAATTCGGAATATCAGGTTGCTCTTGCAGAGCAAAATGTCAACGAAACTCGAATTGCCGAGTTGGAAGACAAACTCGCGCGTGCCGATATCGTCGACGTATCCAAGCTTTCCGGCAGTACCATCAAGTTCGGCGCCACGGTGACGCTGATTGATGAGGACACTGGCGAGAAGCGGGTCTGGCAGATCGTCGGCGAACCGGAAGCCGACGCGAGCAAGGGCAAGATTTCGATAACTTCACCGATTGCCAGGGCGTTAATCGGAAAGAGCAAAGGGGAAACCGTGGTCGTCGAGACGCCAGGCGGCGCCAAGGCTTTCGAGATCCGACAAGTGGAATGGTCTGAGGCGAAGCGAAAAAGGCGCGAACAGGTGTGA
- a CDS encoding glycosyltransferase — protein MKIAFFGSSLVSSYWNGAATYYRGLLKALAALGQEITFYEPDAFERQQHRDIPDPDWARVAVYPATDDGWRRALEEAAREADLVAKASGVGVFDEELDLAVSELAHTGLMTAYWDVDAPATLESMTIDPLHHLHRTIPRHDLVLTYGGGDQVVERYRRFGARQCVPIYNAADPQTHHPAPRRDDYACDLSFLGNRLPDRETRVDEFFLAPAQMLPGRKFLLGGAGWDDKPVPANVTIAGHVGSGEHNAFFCSGLATLNINRDSMAKIGFSPPTRIFEAAAAGACIITDAWNGIDDFLKPGTEILVARDSRDVVELLEGLRPEQAKRVGEAARRRILDQHTYTQRARQVVNVLNLAISSREAAE, from the coding sequence ATGAAGATCGCTTTTTTCGGATCGAGCCTGGTGTCGTCGTACTGGAACGGTGCTGCGACCTACTATCGCGGCTTGCTCAAGGCGCTCGCTGCGCTTGGCCAGGAGATCACTTTCTACGAGCCCGATGCGTTTGAGCGCCAGCAGCATCGCGATATTCCCGATCCGGATTGGGCGCGCGTGGCGGTCTATCCGGCGACCGACGACGGCTGGCGCCGCGCGCTGGAGGAAGCGGCGCGCGAAGCCGATTTGGTTGCCAAGGCGAGTGGCGTCGGCGTTTTCGACGAGGAGCTTGATTTGGCCGTGTCCGAACTCGCTCACACCGGATTGATGACCGCCTACTGGGACGTCGACGCTCCGGCGACGCTGGAGAGCATGACCATCGATCCCCTTCATCATCTACACCGGACGATTCCACGCCATGACCTGGTTCTCACCTATGGTGGAGGCGACCAGGTGGTTGAGCGCTACCGCCGCTTCGGCGCGCGCCAATGCGTCCCGATCTACAATGCAGCGGATCCCCAGACCCATCATCCCGCTCCGCGCCGCGATGACTACGCATGCGACCTCAGCTTCCTCGGCAACCGCCTTCCGGATCGTGAGACAAGAGTCGACGAATTCTTCCTTGCTCCCGCTCAAATGCTTCCCGGGCGCAAATTCCTGCTTGGCGGCGCGGGCTGGGACGATAAACCAGTGCCGGCAAACGTGACCATCGCAGGCCACGTCGGCAGTGGCGAGCACAACGCCTTCTTTTGCTCCGGGTTGGCCACGCTGAACATCAATCGCGACAGCATGGCGAAGATCGGCTTCTCCCCACCGACGCGCATCTTTGAAGCGGCCGCCGCCGGCGCATGCATTATCACCGATGCTTGGAACGGCATCGATGATTTCCTCAAGCCTGGAACGGAGATCCTCGTCGCCCGCGACAGCAGGGATGTCGTCGAGCTCCTCGAAGGCTTGCGGCCTGAACAGGCGAAGCGAGTCGGTGAGGCCGCACGCCGGCGCATCCTGGATCAGCACACCTACACCCAGAGGGCACGGCAAGTGGTGAACGTCTTGAACCTCGCAATCAGCAGCAGAGAGGCAGCGGAATGA
- a CDS encoding glycosyltransferase, translating to MKLDIVMFGLSITSSWGNGHATTYRALIKALAARGHRITFLERDVPWYRDHRDLTSSPHCRIKLYDSLRDVSQHYSSMVAAADVVVLGSFVPDGAALGDWITSIARGVTAFYDIDTPVTLSQLATNSSASISPSLIPRFDLYLSFTGGPILQLIMGMYGSPRARALYCAVDVDVHKRVRTPTQWTLGYIGTYSEDRQPLLEELLLEPARRLPKHDFVVVGAQYPSTSTWPENVRHIEHLPPGSHSKFYCSLRYTLNLTRQHMAAAGYSPSVRLFEAAACGVPVISDRWPGIEEFFVPEREILLASSANDVVNVLSRSGEPQHRKLAAAARERVLKSHTAEIRATEFEGYIKEVISQPASAPSVEAV from the coding sequence ATGAAGCTCGACATCGTGATGTTCGGACTTTCCATTACCTCCTCTTGGGGTAATGGTCATGCCACGACCTATCGCGCACTGATCAAAGCACTCGCCGCACGAGGCCACCGGATCACCTTCCTCGAGCGCGATGTGCCCTGGTATCGCGACCACCGGGATCTGACGAGTTCGCCGCATTGCCGGATCAAGCTTTATGACTCGTTGCGGGACGTATCACAGCACTATAGCTCGATGGTGGCCGCCGCTGACGTCGTCGTGCTTGGCTCGTTCGTTCCCGACGGCGCAGCTCTCGGCGACTGGATCACCAGCATCGCTCGCGGGGTCACCGCCTTCTACGACATCGATACTCCGGTGACGCTGAGCCAACTGGCGACCAACAGCTCGGCATCCATCAGCCCTTCGCTCATTCCGCGTTTTGACCTGTACCTTTCGTTTACGGGTGGTCCGATCCTGCAACTGATAATGGGAATGTATGGCAGTCCACGGGCGCGTGCACTCTATTGCGCCGTAGACGTCGACGTTCACAAGCGAGTCAGAACCCCGACGCAGTGGACGCTGGGCTACATCGGCACCTATAGCGAGGACCGGCAGCCGCTGCTTGAGGAGCTTCTCCTGGAACCCGCCCGGCGATTGCCGAAACACGACTTCGTCGTAGTGGGGGCGCAATACCCCAGCACATCGACTTGGCCGGAGAACGTCCGGCACATCGAGCATCTGCCGCCGGGCTCACATTCGAAATTCTATTGCAGTCTCCGCTACACATTGAACTTGACGCGGCAGCACATGGCGGCGGCCGGATATTCGCCGAGCGTTCGGCTATTCGAAGCAGCAGCATGCGGCGTTCCGGTCATCAGCGATCGCTGGCCCGGCATCGAGGAATTCTTCGTCCCCGAACGCGAGATCCTTCTCGCCAGTAGCGCCAACGACGTCGTGAATGTCCTTTCCCGATCCGGCGAACCGCAGCACCGCAAGCTTGCGGCCGCGGCGCGCGAGCGCGTGCTCAAGAGCCACACCGCTGAAATTCGCGCAACCGAGTTTGAGGGATACATCAAGGAGGTGATCAGCCAGCCTGCAAGCGCACCGTCGGTCGAAGCGGTATAG
- a CDS encoding UDP-glucuronic acid decarboxylase family protein, producing MGFASKLNTVVTGGAGFIGSHLCDRLIQQGHRVYCVDNFLTGTLSNIRPLLNHPDFEFIEHDVRDPLEIVGRIDRIYNLACPASPRHYQRDPLGTLRTCVLGAGHVIEFAREKGARALQASTSEVYGDPDVHPQPETYLGNVNPVGPRACYDEGKRAAETIFFDSHRVHRMPIKVARIFNTYGPRMLENDGRIISNFIVQALKGTPITVYGDGSQTRSFCYIDDLLAGLQLLMESPPEITGPFNLGNPEEHTVRRIADLIVEQTGSKSTVEYHPLPQDDPKRRRPVISRARDVLGWSPKIPLDEGLRATINYFSLRLFTEERQRRRPGNGTLAAGKSGPRTSAASRAGLVR from the coding sequence ATGGGCTTCGCCTCGAAGCTGAACACGGTGGTGACAGGTGGTGCCGGCTTCATCGGTTCGCATCTGTGCGACCGACTCATTCAGCAAGGTCACCGCGTATACTGCGTCGACAACTTCCTGACTGGAACGTTGTCGAACATCCGGCCACTGCTCAACCATCCAGATTTCGAGTTCATCGAGCACGACGTTCGCGATCCCCTCGAGATCGTCGGACGAATTGATCGTATCTATAATCTCGCGTGCCCCGCCTCCCCACGTCACTATCAGCGCGATCCGCTCGGAACGTTACGCACGTGCGTCCTTGGCGCAGGCCATGTGATCGAATTCGCCAGGGAAAAGGGCGCGCGAGCACTTCAGGCATCGACCAGCGAGGTGTACGGTGACCCGGATGTTCACCCGCAGCCCGAGACCTATCTGGGAAACGTCAATCCGGTTGGTCCGCGCGCCTGCTACGATGAAGGCAAGCGCGCTGCGGAAACTATCTTTTTCGACAGCCATCGCGTTCATCGCATGCCGATCAAGGTGGCACGCATCTTCAACACCTACGGTCCACGCATGTTGGAGAACGACGGCCGCATCATTTCGAATTTCATCGTTCAAGCGCTCAAGGGCACCCCTATCACTGTCTATGGCGACGGCTCGCAGACTCGTTCGTTCTGCTACATTGACGATCTATTGGCCGGTCTCCAGCTTCTGATGGAAAGCCCGCCCGAGATCACCGGCCCATTCAATCTCGGCAATCCTGAGGAGCATACGGTCAGGCGAATCGCCGATCTCATCGTCGAGCAAACGGGATCGAAGTCCACAGTCGAGTACCATCCGCTGCCTCAGGACGATCCCAAGCGTCGTCGCCCCGTCATTTCGCGCGCGCGCGATGTGCTGGGCTGGAGTCCCAAAATCCCTCTCGATGAGGGCCTGCGCGCGACCATCAACTATTTCTCACTGAGACTCTTCACCGAAGAACGGCAGCGACGGCGGCCCGGGAACGGCACGCTAGCCGCGGGCAAATCAGGACCACGGACAAGCGCGGCATCGCGGGCTGGGCTGGTGCGGTGA